The following coding sequences are from one Octopus bimaculoides isolate UCB-OBI-ISO-001 chromosome 3, ASM119413v2, whole genome shotgun sequence window:
- the LOC106883652 gene encoding ras-related protein Rab-1D isoform X3, with protein MATGPPHYKIILCGEYGVGKSSIFRKFRDDSIEENMDDRMSTVGLDQCSRLFPMSGIDIKLTLWDTGGMERMSFIGSSYYRGADAALLCYSCEKRETFTILSQYILDVVMNAEGAKIFLCGNMCGDETESAVTEADVENFKEECDGVLSGVYKVSSHDNKSILDMFEDIARVMHDLQVDRISSGGFMLVPATDELAYNKKKKCLLL; from the exons ATGGCAACGGGACCACCTCATTACAAAATTATTCTCTGTGGAGAATACGGTGTTGGGAAAAGTTCGATATTTCGAAAATTCCGAGACGATTCGATCGAGGAAAATATGGACGACCGTATGTCTACGGTTGGTTTGGATCAATGTTCCAGACTGTTTCCCATGAGTGGAATCGACATAAAG TTGACTCTTTGGGATACAGGCGGAATGGAAAGAATGAGCTTCATTGGTTCCAGCTACTATCGAGGAGCAGACGCTGCTCTTTTGTGTTACAGTTGTGAGAAGCGAGAAACCTTTACCATTCTTTCACAGTATATATTGGACGTTGTAATGAACGCTGAAGGTGCGAAGATCTTTTTGTGTGGCAATATGTGTGGAGACGAGACAGAAAGTGCTGTCACTGAAGCCGACGTGGAAAACTTTAAAGAAGAATGCGACGGTGTCTTATCTGGAGTTTACAAGGTCTCCAGCCACGATAACAAGAGTATTCTGGACATGTTTGAAGATATAGCCCGCGTTATGCATGATCTGCAAGTTGACCGCATTTCTAGTGGTGGCTTTATGCTCGTACCAGCTACCGACGAACTTGCctataacaagaaaaagaaatgtttgcttttgtaa
- the LOC106883652 gene encoding ras-related protein Rab-1D isoform X2, which produces MQIYWFQLPPVTMATGPPHYKIILCGEYGVGKSSIFRKFRDDSIEENMDDRMSTVGLDQCSRLFPMSGIDIKLTLWDTGGMERMSFIGSSYYRGADAALLCYSCEKRETFTILSQYILDVVMNAEGAKIFLCGNMCGDETESAVTEADVENFKEECDGVLSGVYKVSSHDNKSILDMFEDIARVMHDLQVDRISSGGFMLVPATDELAYNKKKKCLLL; this is translated from the exons ttcCAACTTCCTCCGGTAACTATGGCAACGGGACCACCTCATTACAAAATTATTCTCTGTGGAGAATACGGTGTTGGGAAAAGTTCGATATTTCGAAAATTCCGAGACGATTCGATCGAGGAAAATATGGACGACCGTATGTCTACGGTTGGTTTGGATCAATGTTCCAGACTGTTTCCCATGAGTGGAATCGACATAAAG TTGACTCTTTGGGATACAGGCGGAATGGAAAGAATGAGCTTCATTGGTTCCAGCTACTATCGAGGAGCAGACGCTGCTCTTTTGTGTTACAGTTGTGAGAAGCGAGAAACCTTTACCATTCTTTCACAGTATATATTGGACGTTGTAATGAACGCTGAAGGTGCGAAGATCTTTTTGTGTGGCAATATGTGTGGAGACGAGACAGAAAGTGCTGTCACTGAAGCCGACGTGGAAAACTTTAAAGAAGAATGCGACGGTGTCTTATCTGGAGTTTACAAGGTCTCCAGCCACGATAACAAGAGTATTCTGGACATGTTTGAAGATATAGCCCGCGTTATGCATGATCTGCAAGTTGACCGCATTTCTAGTGGTGGCTTTATGCTCGTACCAGCTACCGACGAACTTGCctataacaagaaaaagaaatgtttgcttttgtaa